The Denticeps clupeoides chromosome 10, fDenClu1.1, whole genome shotgun sequence DNA window CAGCCCAGAAACGTCTGACACAGCTGAAGGCCCAGGAGCGATCCATCCAGAGAGAGCAGAGGAAAGCAGACACCCACAAGAAAATGACCGAATTCTGACGCTCCTTCAGTTGCGGTCGAGCACAGGACTGATTAACAGACACTGGTCCACGCAAATTCCACGCTTGTGTCTCATTGGTTTATTAGGGttgttttgtttgcatgttcACCGTGAGAGTCACGGTCACAACTGTATTCTAAATGGACTTGGGtaagatttattttattgagtTCATTCGGAACATTGGCAAGGTGTCTGGGATTTCCCCCAGTGTGGCGATCTTGGACCGGCACCCTGTTTTCTGCCAAATCCATGCTATTACATCTCAAGAGATTAGAATAGTCCATAAAAGGTCAGATCACttgtttttcataatttaattcacCCCAACTGAGAATTGATGCATTAGTAAATACACTTTTAATAATTGGAAAGGCTTCATGCTCCTTGCATGTACATTATCAAtgccacatttttatttaatttttcttgACCCATTACCAGTCTGTCTATCCATTGTGTGGCTGTAGCCTTATTTTGCTCATATTTTCCATAATAATTTGCATTTGAGCTGTGAATtcattaaatgaaagtattagAGTTCTTCATtggtgtaatttttttctgattttcattGATTGTGCCAGAATTTACAGCCCACAGTTATCATTATTCTGGCAACGACATTcatacaaacatttacatttattccatttggcagatgcccttatccagagaggcttacaaacattttttcatgttgCCATCAATGAACctatcagttctggttcactaggaccaactataaataaaattattttatttcgctctgttgtagtttttcttgcataaaaGTCAGATTATAAGAacgttacaagttagtctaagtattctctaaagaggaaggtgttaagctgtcatttgaaaatactcagcaactgtgctgttctgacctcgaggggaagttcattccatcaccgaggggccaagacagagaagagtctagatgagcattTTCTgcgtaccttcagcggtggtgggaccaggcgagcagtactggagggtcgtgCGAggtactgggagccagtggagggtgtgtagcagtggggtggtgtgggagaatttgggaaggttgaagatcagtcatgctgctgcattttgtattagttgtttAGATCGGACGgtattcagaggtagacctgcaaGAAGGGGCAAAGTCTGAGACCGATAAGCTGCTGGTTTCCACTGGACACAACAGGTCACAACAATGGCTGGAGATAAAGACCTTATTAATGAATCTAATGAGAGATTATCTATCATGCAGCAAGTGTCTCATTGAAGTGTggcaaaaaaaagtccagtATTATGTTATTTCTTTTGCTGAGATACccccacactgacacacacagtattgttcaaaataataacAGTGCAATGTGACTAACCAGAATAATTCAggtttttagtatattttttattgctacCATGCAACAAGTTACCAGTAGGTGCAGTAGAATCTCAGACAACAAACAAGACCCAGCATTCATGATATGCACACTCTTAAGGCTGTCAGTTGAAAggggtgtgttaaaaaaaaaaatcagaagtcTGCCGTTGACTGTACAAACGCAAAAATATATTGTACAATATATTTGCTTCTAGGATTTAGCGAACCTGTGAATCACTAAACTAATATTTTGTTGTATGACCACCGTTTTTATAGATGCGGTTTGGAGTCAACCAACTTATGGCACCTTTCAGCTGTTATTCCATTCCATGATTCTTTAACAACATTCCACAATTCAGTTACATTTCTTGGTTTTGCTtcagaaacagcatttttgatATCACCCCACAGGTTCTtggttggattaaggtccaTAACATTAATTTTGTTGGTTTGGAACCAAGACTTTGCACGTTTACtagtgtgtttggggtcattgtctttTTGAAACACCCATTTCAAGGGCATGACCTCAAGTATTTTGACATATGCAAACTGATCCATGATTCCTAGTATGCGATAAATAAGCCCAACACCATAGTAAGAGAAACATGCCCATATCAtgcaccaccatgcttcactgtcttcactgtgtactgtggaTTCAGAGTTTGGAGATTCCATTGCACCTACTGGTAACTTGTTTGCCATGTAGCaataaaaatatactaaaaaccTGGATTATTCTGGTTAGTTGCACAgcactgctattattttgaaaaatactgtatacacacgcacacacagacatttgatAAACTGAACCTATGAGGCCCTCTTCTGGATGAATGTGGAAAGTCTGGAGAGGAGGACAGCACACTAGTGTAAGAAATGTATGATTTATGCCAACTGCAGAGGCCATTTCAGCTTGGCCTAAGGTGAACAATCTTGGAATAAACTGTCCAACGCAACCTCAGGAATCAAACTGGCCATTGAACAATACAGCCCAGGATATCATCTACCACCTCAATCCTGACCAACCACATGGGCCTCTGTGGCACTGCTTCCGTGTATCTTTAGTGATTTCTTGCTGTTTATGATAATAactgggtagtagcctagtgggtaagacatacacctatgaaccagaagaccccggttacaaaccccacttactaccattgtgtccctgagcaagacacttaaccctgattgtctccagggatactgtccctgtaactaatgactaaggcgctctggataagggtgtctgataaatactgtaaatgtcagGACCATACCTTTAGTGACAGCTGAGCCCCCCCTAGTGGTGAATATAAGAACAGTCAGTCAATCAGGAGCGACCATACtaatattgcatattttagCCCAAGACGTCTGCACATTCACAGTTAAGTTAAATGAcctttattttacaaatatggGTATTGCTAGCACTCAGTCCAGCAACAATTTCCATgagtaaatattaaatatacagtatGATACAAAACctacattttcacacacataaCCTTATTAAGGATCACAACAAAAAAACCAAAAGGCCAGCAACATGTCTATTTTTAGAAAAAGAACGAAAAAATTCAGTTGGTCCTTGTGAAGAACCCACTGAGAGCACTTTTAAGTGAAacatatggggggggggggggggggtggggggggggggggtggaaaagAACACTTGGTGTTAagacatataaataaatgccCAGAACTGTGTCAAGTCTATTAAACAGGTCTTTTTGTGCAAGGCATCGACTCGAGTTACCCCGCGTCGGGCAATCCCATCAAATACTACAAGACCCAATCCAATTGCACAAACTCCACGGACCAACGCAGCACATGCTGAAACAGTATCTGTTGCCATGGGTCCGTCAGGATTACGTGAACATAAAGAGGTCCCtttaaacaaaacacacttCATAATGACATGCTTAATACAGTAGGCCATTATTGGCAATTAATTAATAAGACCTAACCTTTGGTGGTAAAGATGGtataatgtatgtaaaaaaaataaataaataaaaaaaaaaggtttcatgaGACAAAACCACCAAAGGATATTCCTTTTTATTCCCACGGAATCTTGACAGGGCGACACCTTCTCCAAACATCCTGTTCACTGCTCACCTTGCCTCATTATGAATGTTAACATAATGGTGGGGAAACATAGGAAGTAACAACCTCAGGGCTGCAACCTTGTATTAACTGTGTACAGTGCCTTCTCAACTAAACGATGGGAATGAGCACCAAAGTCATATAATACCAGCTGAATTTTGCAAAAATTGAAGCAATAGTGGTAAGAAAAATTTGCAAGAACCTTACAGTAGCAACAACTTCATCTCATGAAACATATTCAGACGTGAACTTACCCTATGGCTGAAATCATTTCATCTCATGAAACATATTCAGACATACAGCCAGCCCATGTGTCTGATTCACATTTATGGATGCGTGTTTGAAAATTACATATAACTAAAACATAAAAGCATCTGTACTTTGCAATTTAACAAAGAACCACTTCACCCTATGAGCACCtatcatttaaatattacaaGGAATTGAAATAATGAGACAGAATGAGGAATAATAAAATTACCTGTCTATCCATTACGTAAACTGAATATTGCACTTGATGTACTTCATGAtgcaccagaaaaaaaacgacTTGATTGAGACTCACCGAATTAGATGAGAAAAGTTTCCAAAACTAGAAACACTGATGGGTCGTCTGAGGCAAACCGAGGATTTGCAATAAATAAGCCCTAAGATCATAAAGCTTTGGTCATGCACAGAAACAACAGTAATCATTCAGATTAGTACTTCCCTTTAAGTAAACAGAAGCACAGCAAACGAAGAGGGAGACAAATGAGTGATAATGctaaacaccaaaaaaaaaaaaaaagactggttTAAACAAGTCAAATTCTACACCCACTTACTTAAACAACATCCTTGGCGAATCCAAGTTGCAGCAACGAAACCACATCCTCCTGTGTAACTAGGGGGACTGTGATTGCACACTTCATTCTGTTTTCCCACCCGACTAAATGGCTGtagctggcaaaaaaaaaaaaaaagaaaaatggaatcACACCTTAGTTTGTTTGAAGAAATGCAGAGAGAAGGCCACTGAGGCTGTGggcaaaataaaacaagaaggaAAGGGATGCAATCAAGGAAATGGTGGAACGAACACCCCTTCATCACTACGGCGACTGTAACTGGGGACGACGGATGCCATCAGATCAGGAGAAGTGGACGGCTGCAGACTTCACATGCGTTGGAGGCGGCGCGCACTAGCGGCTGCCCTCCTGGTTTGATGCAAGAGCAATTAATCCGCTGGTTCTGGGTTTAGAAAACAGGGGGAGGTGCCGTGGATGAAAAGGGGAGCACCCGTGAACGTGTTGCTTTGTTCGTAAACGTCTCTTTGCGTACACAGAATGCTGCTGGGAAGGCATCAGGACGAAGACGGCGAGAGGGCAGCGGGAGTTGTGGGAGAGGGAACGGTCGACGCAAGGTTATACGTAGAGTTGGGCGACGGCGCCTGTGTCGGGGAGTGCCGAGACGGGCAGCCCGGCCGGGTGCTGGGGGAGTGGAGGCCGGCTTCAGCGGTGGTGGGCGAGTCCAGACTGACCTCGTCCCCTTCTTCAGAGTCCCAGACCTCGCTCTGGAGGTAATCGGCAAAGAGGGCTTTGGCCCGCTGCAATATCCGTCCAAGGTTGTGTCGGCGTACCAGGCGGTCGAAGTGCATGGCCAGTTCGTTGTAATCTAAACTGTTCTTGACTATGTGGTCCCGGTGCTCCAGTAGAATTGAGAGGCACAGAAACAGCATGAAGGGATTACCTTTGCCGAACTCCTGAGGCGGCGGTAGGGAACAGGGTTTAATTGTGCCGCTCTCCAGTTTGTTGGAGTTTGGAGAGTTCATCACGCTGCTGGAGGCTTTGGAGCTCGGTGAGGGGAGGTTACTGGAAAAAGGCTTAGGAAGGGAAGTAGACTTTCcgaaggacaggacaggagaagaaAGCAACGAGCGATTCTGAGGGCATGAGAAAGATGGCGACAATACGGTAGGCTTTCCAGTGAGAGTAGATGGGGAATTGGCCTTGTTTCCATGAGATGTTGAAGGCGAGGAGGCCAATCTCGCAGAGGTTTTCTCTGGTGATGCTGGTGTCCCATTAGTTAATGTGGACAAATGGCATTTTGAAGGTGCCGGTTCTGGAGACATCCCCCTCCAGGTGGGCTGGCTGGAACCATTTATCCAGCTGGGTAGGTGAGGAGGTaaaggagaagctggagacgCAGCCTCTCCACTGGGTGAAATCCTCGCCTCCATTTCTGAAGTCTTCGCTTGGCTCCGGATGAGGGGCTCCCTCTCGCTAGGGTCTTCCTCGCTTTCTTCTGTAGACTGCCGTGAAGGAAGGAGGGATGATGGCACATGAGGGGATTGAAATTCCATCGGTGAAACTGCAGATTCTTTGTCCCCCATGTCAAAACTCTCATCGTTCCGAGCACTGTAGTATTTAAACTCACCAAAACTGGGCTGCTTCTCAAAAGGAGGGACAGGTTCGCCATTGTTCTTAACCCCATAATCACGAGGTAAACACCCTGCAtcatatttagatttttcttCAACGGTGACCTTCCTTTCTCCATCCGCTTCTTCTCTTGAGGGCCTCAGCATGTGACGTTTCCGTTGCCTCAACTTTTGCTCTTCTTCCTTCTCCTCACTCACTGCCATTCCACACCCTTGCTCGAAGTTCAAGGGTTTCTCTGACTCAAGGGGTGGCccaaccagctccacctctgTTTCAGGTGGGTCAGGGGGAAGAGAACTCCAGGTAACTTCCAGCATCCGTAAAGCATCGTCGAAGGCAAACTCTCTTTTAAGCTCCAAAAGTAGCCATCGGTAGCAAAAGAAGAGGTCATCGGCTCCTCGCGAAACCAAGTAGGCATAAAACTCAGGGTCAGAATACTGCAAGAGCAGTTTAAGGTGTTGGAACTTCACTGACATTAGTTGACCATCCGGCCGGAAATTGCCCTCTAGTCTTTTCATGATGCCACAGAAGCAGATGAATGCATGAGCTTCATTGTCCATTACAGCAAGGATTGGCGAAGCGATGTCACTCATTCCTTGACAGTATGACACCTATGGATAAAGAAGCAGGAACATCAAAGTAATTAGTAGCCTCGGGACTGATGCTTTTTCATACACCATTAATTTGCAAACATAAGCTTAGACTTTATGTTGCAAAGGCTTTTCTGTATCAGACACTTGAGGTACAATCACCAACGGggtatggtggtggtagtagcccaggtaacacactctcctatgaaccggaagaccaaAAAGTCACAAGTTGAAACCCTGTTTAACTTGTGGGTATTGCTAGCACTCAGTACACTTGCTAGCACTAGCACTTAATTATTGTTTGTTAACTCtgcataatgcaaaaaaatgtattcggTGTATTTATACAATGTATACGCAACACTGACAGACGGTGCCAAATTCAACATTTGtaacaaagcaaaaacagacTATTCGGAAGGTAGTCACCACACGCTgttttcatggttgcccactgctcactcagggcgatgggttaaatgcagaggacaaatttcactgtgtgcaccgtgtgctgtgcttgctgtttatcacaatgacaatgacttcactttcactcccaTGGGGATTGTATGTCAACCTCTGACCAAAACTCTAAGTAGCTATGTAATGGTCAGGTTATATttcgtgtcctctgcttttaaccatcacccttggtgagtagtgtgtggggacggtgctttgctcagtctaTTTTTGTCCTATTTGAACTCATGCTGGTAACATGAATACAACGTTAACATAACTGTGACAAATGCAGACCTGCGGATGGGTGATTGCAAAGGTGGTCAGCAGGTCAGTGAGGGCGGTGAGATGGGGACTGTCCTCAGAACCAGCATAGTACGGATGAGCCCGGTCTGTTCTGAGCACGTCTTTCAGCACATTTCCCCTGATGAACTCCAGATCTTCGGAGCTGGCCCTGGCAGTCCATTCCCTTTTCAGCTGGTCATACTCTCGAGTCTTTTTCTTCATGTAGTCCATTCTCTCCTGACCAGTTAGCCCATCAGGATACACGTTGAGGAGGTATCGCCATACTACCTGAGAGGGTGACCaaagaaaagcaaaatgcaatgaaaaaagaaatcgtTGCAAGAAAAGCAGTAGGTCTACTGTACTAAATATACAAaattttgctaaaataaaagtaGAAGTGTGCAAAGTGGGAAACTGGGACCTCTCCACTTAAACCAAACAATGCTGCTTATAGCAGTGCTTTTACGCCACATAGAAGCTAAACCTAAACTATTTTGCccattgtttttgtctttgtagTTGCCATTCAAACACTCATATTTAATAGTAATAAAGTGGTTAAAAAGTGTGTGGACATTCCTAAGTCTGTCATTCTATTGATCTTGCATTAGCATttgcaaatacacaaaaaaacacaaaaaaaaaaaaaaaaaaaacacaaattgtgCCTTACTCCAGTCCTTGGTAAATGTACACGGTGAATTTATGTTCACAACTATTTCCATGTTCCTTCTGCTTTATCAAGACTGTTTGCCTCTCGCATACTTTCCGCAATGACGGCTCCACCCCTCCGTGGTAAATGCGCAGTCGCAGCTCCTCTGGCCGTGTCAGCTGGCCCTGGCCGTTGAGATAGCTGTGGAATTCAGCATCGCTCAGTGGTGGCTTGAAAGGCTTCACCTCCTCACCATACGACCAACTCAAAGCCTGCTGGACCCTGGACAGCGTCCGACCCATCTGGAGTTCGAGGCAGAGTGAGGCGttaaaaaaaaccacaacagCAAGTGGGTGAGCTGTGACATCCATAAACATGCGACGAATGTTGAACCTGACTGAACGCAGCAGAGAAAGGCTGGTAAAACATCTGGCTGACAGGGTGAAGAACATCATCAGTAACCTGGGAGAGGAGGGACTGTGTGAAGGGAAGAGCTGCAGCTGCCAGCGACCGCTTCTCCCCAGAGAGCTGATCAGAACCGATGACATCTTTTGGGCTGATAATGTCCCAGTCCTCCAGGACAGGACCtagcaggcaggcaggcagacaaACAGCAAGACCGCCAAATCAGCTGTTAAGAACCGAGAAACACCTAAACACAGCTacaatcaagaaaaaaaggagagtCTGCTCACTGTCTTCTGACGGCTTAATGTCCATCTTGAGTTGCAGGTACGGTTTAGCAGCGCTGACAAACGCAGCGTCCAAATCCCAGTCGGAGAGCAAGGAGAGGTACACCTCCACTCCTCCACGATCCCGAGAGAGGTAACTAATACCAAAATTTCGtttgctgaaga harbors:
- the LOC114797828 gene encoding TBC1 domain family member 25-like isoform X3, translated to MDIKPSEDSPVLEDWDIISPKDVIGSDQLSGEKRSLAAAALPFTQSLLSQVTDDVLHPVSQMFYQPFSAAFSQMGRTLSRVQQALSWSYGEEVKPFKPPLSDAEFHSYLNGQGQLTRPEELRLRIYHGGVEPSLRKVVWRYLLNVYPDGLTGQERMDYMKKKTREYDQLKREWTARASSEDLEFIRGNVLKDVLRTDRAHPYYAGSEDSPHLTALTDLLTTFAITHPQVSYCQGMSDIASPILAVMDNEAHAFICFCGIMKRLEGNFRPDGQLMSVKFQHLKLLLQYSDPEFYAYLVSRGADDLFFCYRWLLLELKREFAFDDALRMLEVTWSSLPPDPPETEVELVGPPLESEKPLNFEQGCGMAVSEEKEEEQKLRQRKRHMLRPSREEADGERKVTVEEKSKYDAGCLPRDYGVKNNGEPVPPFEKQPSFGEFKYYSARNDESFDMGDKESAVSPMEFQSPHVPSSLLPSRQSTEESEEDPSEREPLIRSQAKTSEMEARISPSGEAASPASPLPPHLPSWINGSSQPTWRGMSPEPAPSKCHLSTLTNGTPASPEKTSARLASSPSTSHGNKANSPSTLTGKPTVLSPSFSCPQNRSLLSSPVLSFGKSTSLPKPFSSNLPSPSSKASSSVMNSPNSNKLESGTIKPCSLPPPQEFGKGNPFMLFLCLSILLEHRDHIVKNSLDYNELAMHFDRLVRRHNLGRILQRAKALFADYLQSEVWDSEEGDEVSLDSPTTAEAGLHSPSTRPGCPSRHSPTQAPSPNSTYNLASTVPSPTTPAALSPSSS
- the LOC114797828 gene encoding TBC1 domain family member 25-like isoform X1, translating into MAADEERGVVRVKVKKCEGALPVEFRSFAVDPQITSLEVLQHILIRAFELNGKRNFGISYLSRDRGGVEVYLSLLSDWDLDAAFVSAAKPYLQLKMDIKPSEDSPVLEDWDIISPKDVIGSDQLSGEKRSLAAAALPFTQSLLSQVTDDVLHPVSQMFYQPFSAAFSQMGRTLSRVQQALSWSYGEEVKPFKPPLSDAEFHSYLNGQGQLTRPEELRLRIYHGGVEPSLRKVVWRYLLNVYPDGLTGQERMDYMKKKTREYDQLKREWTARASSEDLEFIRGNVLKDVLRTDRAHPYYAGSEDSPHLTALTDLLTTFAITHPQVSYCQGMSDIASPILAVMDNEAHAFICFCGIMKRLEGNFRPDGQLMSVKFQHLKLLLQYSDPEFYAYLVSRGADDLFFCYRWLLLELKREFAFDDALRMLEVTWSSLPPDPPETEVELVGPPLESEKPLNFEQGCGMAVSEEKEEEQKLRQRKRHMLRPSREEADGERKVTVEEKSKYDAGCLPRDYGVKNNGEPVPPFEKQPSFGEFKYYSARNDESFDMGDKESAVSPMEFQSPHVPSSLLPSRQSTEESEEDPSEREPLIRSQAKTSEMEARISPSGEAASPASPLPPHLPSWINGSSQPTWRGMSPEPAPSKCHLSTLTNGTPASPEKTSARLASSPSTSHGNKANSPSTLTGKPTVLSPSFSCPQNRSLLSSPVLSFGKSTSLPKPFSSNLPSPSSKASSSVMNSPNSNKLESGTIKPCSLPPPQEFGKGNPFMLFLCLSILLEHRDHIVKNSLDYNELAMHFDRLVRRHNLGRILQRAKALFADYLQSEVWDSEEGDEVSLDSPTTAEAGLHSPSTRPGCPSRHSPTQAPSPNSTYNLASTVPSPTTPAALSPSSS
- the LOC114797828 gene encoding TBC1 domain family member 25-like isoform X2; the encoded protein is MAADEERGVVRVKVKKCEGALPVEFRSFAVDPQITSLEVLQHILIRAFELNGKRNFGISYLSRDRGGVEVYLSLLSDWDLDAAFVSAAKPYLQLKMDIKPSEDSPVLEDWDIISPKDVIGSDQLSGEKRSLAAAALPFTQSLLSQMGRTLSRVQQALSWSYGEEVKPFKPPLSDAEFHSYLNGQGQLTRPEELRLRIYHGGVEPSLRKVVWRYLLNVYPDGLTGQERMDYMKKKTREYDQLKREWTARASSEDLEFIRGNVLKDVLRTDRAHPYYAGSEDSPHLTALTDLLTTFAITHPQVSYCQGMSDIASPILAVMDNEAHAFICFCGIMKRLEGNFRPDGQLMSVKFQHLKLLLQYSDPEFYAYLVSRGADDLFFCYRWLLLELKREFAFDDALRMLEVTWSSLPPDPPETEVELVGPPLESEKPLNFEQGCGMAVSEEKEEEQKLRQRKRHMLRPSREEADGERKVTVEEKSKYDAGCLPRDYGVKNNGEPVPPFEKQPSFGEFKYYSARNDESFDMGDKESAVSPMEFQSPHVPSSLLPSRQSTEESEEDPSEREPLIRSQAKTSEMEARISPSGEAASPASPLPPHLPSWINGSSQPTWRGMSPEPAPSKCHLSTLTNGTPASPEKTSARLASSPSTSHGNKANSPSTLTGKPTVLSPSFSCPQNRSLLSSPVLSFGKSTSLPKPFSSNLPSPSSKASSSVMNSPNSNKLESGTIKPCSLPPPQEFGKGNPFMLFLCLSILLEHRDHIVKNSLDYNELAMHFDRLVRRHNLGRILQRAKALFADYLQSEVWDSEEGDEVSLDSPTTAEAGLHSPSTRPGCPSRHSPTQAPSPNSTYNLASTVPSPTTPAALSPSSS